The Longimicrobium sp. genome includes a window with the following:
- the udk gene encoding uridine kinase translates to MKPFLIGIAGGTGSGKTTVARRIYESLHLDSAVFLDYDAYYKELAHLSVEERQRINFDHPDSLDTALLIHHLERLIAGEPVAKPVYDFTRHTRAPESIPVQPRDVILVDGILLFADARLREMFDLKIFVDTEADVRFIRRLRRDTEERGRSLESVIDQYLKTVRPMHFEFVEPTKRYADVILPRGGQNNAGIEVIAASIRERLAEKARRETVAA, encoded by the coding sequence GTGAAACCGTTCCTGATCGGAATCGCCGGGGGGACTGGCTCGGGGAAGACCACCGTGGCGCGGCGGATCTACGAGTCGCTGCACCTGGACTCGGCCGTGTTCCTCGACTACGACGCGTACTACAAGGAGCTCGCGCACCTCTCCGTCGAGGAGCGCCAGCGCATCAACTTCGACCATCCTGACTCGCTGGACACGGCGCTCCTCATCCACCACCTGGAGCGGCTGATCGCGGGCGAGCCCGTCGCGAAGCCGGTGTACGACTTCACCCGCCACACCCGCGCGCCCGAGAGCATCCCCGTGCAGCCGCGCGACGTGATCCTGGTGGACGGCATCCTCCTCTTCGCCGACGCACGGCTGCGCGAGATGTTCGACCTCAAGATCTTCGTCGACACCGAGGCGGACGTGCGCTTCATCCGCCGGCTCCGGCGCGACACCGAGGAGCGCGGGCGGTCGCTGGAGTCGGTCATCGACCAGTATCTCAAGACCGTGCGCCCCATGCACTTCGAGTTCGTGGAGCCCACCAAGCGCTACGCCGACGTCATTCTCCCCCGCGGCGGCCAGAACAACGCCGGCATCGAGGTCATCGCCGCCAGCATCCGCGAGCGCCTGGCCGAGAAGGCGCGCCGGGAGACAGTGGCGGCGTAG